The nucleotide window GGAGGTTTCTGCCGCAGCCGCAACAGGAGCAGCAGAGAATTGCATGAGCAGGAGAGGAACAACAAAAAGATACACCCTGAAAACAAATCGTACAGTTAAGGAATAGCACTCTTTCATCCTGCACCTTATGTCCAGGGTTCCTAGGAAACAAAGACCGGCTATGTTCTTTGTCTGACGTTTGATGCACTTGTCGGTACTCAACCGTCTTTGTTCCTATCCTATCCTTATATTCAAAAATATGTCAACAAGGCAGTCACTGATAGGGAATCACAATTATTGCCGGTCAGGCCCGGTTGATGGCCGAGGCCATGCAGCCGGCGCCGAAACCATTGTCGATGTTGACCACTGCAACCCCTGGAGCGCAGCTGTTGAGCATCCCGAGGAGAGCGGCTATGCCGCCGAAAGCAGTGCCATAGCCGACGCTGGTGGGCACGGCGATGATCGGTTTTCCGGTGAGACCGCCGATAACACTGGGAAGGGCACCTTCCATGCCGGCCACAACCACCAGCACCGTTGCAGCTTCGATAAGTTTCATCTGTGAGACAAGCCGATGGATTCCGGCAACTCCCACGTCGTAGAGTTTTTCCACGGGATTCCCCAGGCATCGCGCCGTGATAAACGCCTCTTCAGCAACAGGCATGTCCGAGGTTCCCGCAGAGATTACCAGCACCGTGCCTCTTGCCTCGGGATTCACCGCAACCTTTTCCTCATTGGCAACCAGCATCCGGGATTCCTGGTAATAAATCAGCCCGGCAAGATTTTCGCACACAGCTTTTGCCTTGTCAGCAGCAACCCTTGTTGCCAAAGCCACAGCAGAATCCCGCATCAAGCTTTTCATGATCCCGGCAATCTGCTCGGCGGTCTTATTCTCACCGAAAACCACCTCGGGCATACCGGTCCTGATCCGCCGATGATGATCGATGCAAGCAAACTCCAATGACTCCGAAGGCAGATGCTTGAGGCTCTTGAACCCTTGCTCGACACTGAGACCACCGGCGCGTACCGCTTCAAGAATTTCTTTCAGTTTTGCTTCATCCATTATTTAATCCATCCATTAGAATCTTATTGATTGCAACAAGGAACTATCATACATTTGAGCCATGGTAAATACTACAACCGGAAAAAACGCCGCAATCCTTACGATTGCCATCTCCATCATATTACTGATCTGCAAATTTATCGCCTTCTTCATTACCGGATCTAAAGCTGCGCTTTCCGATGCAATTGAATCGATCATTAATGTTACCACAAGCTTTTTTCTCCTTTTCAGCCTGACAATAAGCAACCAACCGGCCGACCAGTGCCATCCATACGGTCACGGAAAAATAGAATCATTCTCAGCCGGGCTTGAAGGCGGCCTGATCTTTCTTGCCGGAATTATCATCCTCATCGAGGCAGTGCCGTCTTTTTTCACCCCGGAGGCCCCGAAACGTCTTGACCTTGGAATTATCATCCTGCTGGGCGCCGGAATAGTCAATTTTATTCAGGGCCGTTACCTGCTGTATCAAGGCAGAAAAACCAGATCCGAGGCACTGGTCGCCAGCGGCCATCATCTGCTGACTGATTTTTATACCAGCGCCGGAGTAATAATCGGCCTGATTCTGGTCCGGGTCACCGGCATTCTCTGGATTGATCCGCTCATTGCCTGTCTGGTGGCAATCAATATTCTCATTCCCGGGCTCCGGCTTACACGAAAAGCCATAAAAAATCTTATGGATGAAGCTGACCCGGAAATCCTTGACCGGGTGACTGACGCCCTCAGACTGATTGAAGATGAAAACTGGCTCTGCCCCCATAAGCTGAGAGTCCTACGCTCAGGAAATTATCATCATATCGATCTGCATATCACCCTGCCGAATTTCCTGCCGCTCCAAAAAGCCCACAGCATTGAAAAACGGGTTGCCGGCGCATTGCTTGATACCCTTGGTGCAGACGGTGACGTAATGATTCATCTGGACCCCTGTGAACCATCGTGCTGCTCCTGTTGCAACCAGAACAACTGTCCGGAAAGAACCAAAGAATTTCACGCCGAATCCCCCTGGACAATCGAAAGCATCACCGCGGATCAACCGCTTTGTAAAAACAAGACCCCATAATCGAGTATTAACTTCCACAACTCTATGCAATCAGACCTATTCAAACACCGCCCACCCAGATCCTGGATTAAAATTACTCTCCAGGCCCCTGCGGTTCTCACCGAAGCCCTGTCGACCTTTCTCGCGGAACTCTGCAAATCGGGAATTGAACTTGGTGATTCCAGCGACAACACTGAAACCCTTATCGGTTACCTGGAAGACAATTCCGACCTGCACCGGAAACAGCAAAAGCTGCAATCGTATCTAACGGACCTGAATAAATTATTCCCGGGGTATCCGCCGATTTCCGTGGCCACCGAAAGCCTGGAAGAAATCGACTGGGGCCAGAAATGGAAAGAGCATTTCAAGACCGTCCGCATCACTGAACGGATCACTGTTAAACCTTCATGGGAGGAGTATTCTGCCGGGAATAATGAAACCATAATCGAACTTGACCCGGGCATGGCCTTTGGCACCGGTTTGCACCAGAGCACGAAAATGGTGCTTGAATATATCGACCGGATCTATACCGGAAATGATCTCCCGCCAAAAGTGCTTGATGTGGGCACCGGCACCGGAATTCTTGCCATGGCCTGCGCCTTTCTGGGGGCGAAGAAAGTCGTTGCCCTTGATAATGATCCGGATGCGGTAGCGACCGCGAGCGACAACATCGCCAACAACCATCTCGAAAGCAAAGTCACCGCAAGCGACGACAGCCTCACCGACCTGGATTCCGACTTTGACCTTGTATTGGCAAACATTATTCATGATACGCTTATTGAACTTGCGCCGGTGCTGGCCTGCAGACTCAAACAAAACGGCCAGCTCGTTCTTTCCGGAATACTCAAAGGGGAACAGGAGAGCAATATTATCCGACACTACTGCAAGGTTGGGCTGGATCTCAAAGACCGGCTCCATAAAGATGAGTGGGTTGCAATCCG belongs to Pseudomonadota bacterium and includes:
- the prmA gene encoding 50S ribosomal protein L11 methyltransferase → MQSDLFKHRPPRSWIKITLQAPAVLTEALSTFLAELCKSGIELGDSSDNTETLIGYLEDNSDLHRKQQKLQSYLTDLNKLFPGYPPISVATESLEEIDWGQKWKEHFKTVRITERITVKPSWEEYSAGNNETIIELDPGMAFGTGLHQSTKMVLEYIDRIYTGNDLPPKVLDVGTGTGILAMACAFLGAKKVVALDNDPDAVATASDNIANNHLESKVTASDDSLTDLDSDFDLVLANIIHDTLIELAPVLACRLKQNGQLVLSGILKGEQESNIIRHYCKVGLDLKDRLHKDEWVAIRFTKKQP
- the larB gene encoding nickel pincer cofactor biosynthesis protein LarB, with the protein product MDEAKLKEILEAVRAGGLSVEQGFKSLKHLPSESLEFACIDHHRRIRTGMPEVVFGENKTAEQIAGIMKSLMRDSAVALATRVAADKAKAVCENLAGLIYYQESRMLVANEEKVAVNPEARGTVLVISAGTSDMPVAEEAFITARCLGNPVEKLYDVGVAGIHRLVSQMKLIEAATVLVVVAGMEGALPSVIGGLTGKPIIAVPTSVGYGTAFGGIAALLGMLNSCAPGVAVVNIDNGFGAGCMASAINRA
- a CDS encoding cation diffusion facilitator family transporter produces the protein MVNTTTGKNAAILTIAISIILLICKFIAFFITGSKAALSDAIESIINVTTSFFLLFSLTISNQPADQCHPYGHGKIESFSAGLEGGLIFLAGIIILIEAVPSFFTPEAPKRLDLGIIILLGAGIVNFIQGRYLLYQGRKTRSEALVASGHHLLTDFYTSAGVIIGLILVRVTGILWIDPLIACLVAINILIPGLRLTRKAIKNLMDEADPEILDRVTDALRLIEDENWLCPHKLRVLRSGNYHHIDLHITLPNFLPLQKAHSIEKRVAGALLDTLGADGDVMIHLDPCEPSCCSCCNQNNCPERTKEFHAESPWTIESITADQPLCKNKTP